The following proteins are co-located in the Spinactinospora alkalitolerans genome:
- a CDS encoding peptide ABC transporter substrate-binding protein, with amino-acid sequence MPARAVSAAVGALVLTAAGCAPGGAGSPGSTAVIALIQEPGVLSPMFSNQSGSDISDAFVVEPLFLIKADGTHEPLLAETVPTADNGGVSQDGLTVTYTLREGITWSDGEALTADDLAFTAEVAQDPDAAAFPDPEYASIDSTEVVDELTLEVTMKEPQPGYLNLFQQVLPEHMFESSAVRTDDPQARLPLGTGPFAYEDWQSGNQITLTANDDYWRDPEQPALDGVTLKITPDKQAALSGFTSGQYDSVFFFTAGDLAELSEAEEAGAPVTVATQPETTGIVEWLWLNHSDGGDLDEPHPVLGDPAVREAIDLGLDRRSIIDDVLGGFGTLSGSFLYAGFGSAHREPSPHDPDEARAVLDDAGWEVGDGGIREKDGVPARLTFQTISGDQTRALYQQTIQQDMKDIGIELVIENVPSNSLFDSRDKGGLLATGDFDIAMSRDGHFPDPAIWMEVFTTGYIPTEENPVGFSYSHWSDDEFDALEREAATTMDPEARKEALREADRIFTEDRVAIPVYASAVGYAWNTGLDGVEIDYWDGMWTTASSAGWTLGSAEGAGG; translated from the coding sequence TTGCCCGCACGCGCGGTGTCCGCGGCCGTCGGCGCGCTCGTCCTCACCGCGGCCGGCTGCGCGCCGGGAGGAGCGGGCTCCCCCGGTTCCACGGCCGTCATCGCCCTCATCCAGGAACCGGGCGTCCTCAGCCCGATGTTCAGCAACCAGAGCGGATCCGACATCTCCGATGCGTTCGTGGTGGAACCGCTGTTCCTGATCAAGGCCGACGGCACCCACGAGCCGCTCCTCGCCGAGACGGTCCCCACCGCCGACAACGGCGGGGTCAGCCAGGACGGACTCACCGTGACCTACACCCTGCGCGAAGGGATCACCTGGTCCGACGGCGAAGCGCTGACGGCCGACGACCTGGCGTTCACCGCAGAGGTCGCGCAGGATCCCGACGCGGCCGCGTTCCCCGACCCGGAGTACGCGTCCATCGACTCCACCGAGGTGGTGGACGAACTGACGCTGGAGGTGACGATGAAGGAGCCGCAGCCCGGCTACCTCAACCTCTTCCAGCAGGTCCTCCCCGAGCACATGTTCGAGTCCAGCGCGGTCCGGACCGACGACCCCCAGGCGCGGCTGCCCCTGGGCACCGGGCCGTTCGCGTACGAGGACTGGCAGTCGGGCAACCAGATCACGCTGACGGCCAACGACGACTACTGGCGCGATCCCGAACAGCCCGCACTGGACGGGGTCACCCTCAAGATCACCCCGGACAAGCAGGCCGCGCTCAGCGGCTTCACCAGCGGTCAGTACGACAGTGTCTTCTTCTTCACCGCGGGCGACCTGGCCGAGCTGAGCGAAGCCGAGGAGGCGGGCGCGCCCGTCACGGTCGCCACACAGCCGGAGACGACCGGAATCGTGGAATGGCTGTGGCTGAACCACTCCGACGGCGGCGACCTCGACGAACCGCACCCGGTCCTCGGTGACCCCGCCGTTCGCGAGGCCATCGACCTGGGACTGGACCGCCGGTCGATCATCGACGACGTGCTGGGCGGGTTCGGCACCCTCAGCGGGTCCTTCCTCTACGCCGGTTTCGGCTCGGCCCACCGGGAGCCCTCTCCCCACGACCCCGACGAGGCGCGTGCCGTGCTCGACGACGCGGGGTGGGAGGTCGGCGACGGCGGCATCCGCGAAAAGGACGGAGTGCCCGCCCGGCTGACGTTCCAGACGATCTCCGGCGACCAGACGCGCGCCCTCTACCAGCAGACCATCCAGCAGGACATGAAGGACATCGGGATCGAGCTGGTCATCGAGAACGTTCCGTCCAACTCGCTGTTCGACAGCCGGGACAAGGGCGGTCTGCTCGCCACCGGCGACTTCGACATCGCGATGAGCCGCGACGGGCACTTCCCCGACCCCGCCATCTGGATGGAGGTCTTCACCACCGGCTACATCCCCACCGAAGAGAACCCCGTCGGCTTCTCCTACTCCCATTGGTCCGACGACGAGTTCGACGCGCTGGAGCGCGAAGCCGCCACGACCATGGACCCGGAGGCGCGCAAGGAGGCCCTGCGCGAAGCCGACCGCATCTTCACGGAGGACCGCGTCGCCATCCCGGTCTACGCCTCCGCCGTCGGCTACGCGTGGAACACCGGCCTGGACGGTGTCGAGATCGATTACTGGGACGGCATGTGGACCACGGCCAGCAGCGCCGGCTGGACGCTCGGGTCCGCGGAGGGGGCCGGCGGATGA